Proteins encoded by one window of Pelecanus crispus isolate bPelCri1 chromosome 8, bPelCri1.pri, whole genome shotgun sequence:
- the MARVELD3 gene encoding MARVEL domain-containing protein 3 produces MSDLQKFMQALPKHLWLEQLIFVSSQWKEKLVMAFCPESGASRPARPSAPSAGGAGPRRAMAERSSPRAPRTARTGAGGRAVPGAGPEGPPGSRAAAPGLLERRRCPYLRTGRACCQMVEALLAVVVLVCSSVSGGSTGGYTGLPSLGGIYYYQYGGAYSGFSGADGEKAQLLDQRFYLLKLPVARAAMAVGGCLLGFSCILILVGVLQLPWHFPAWLLLECILDIAIAIGIVPALYCFFHFLLGIYNSSVCKEREQLYQSKGYQGFRCSLHGAEIAAGLSGCVAAMAYMLSAGLAARGYRAVHKLKQKPVQLYEL; encoded by the exons ATGAGCGACCTTCAGAAGTTCATGCAGGCCCTCCCCAAGCACCTAtgg CTTGAGCAACTGATTTTTGTCTCTTCCCAGTGGAAGGAGAAACTGGTGATGGCTTTTTG CCCCGAGTCGGGCGCGTCGCGGCCGGCCCGGCCCTCCGCCCCTAGCGCCGGAGGAGCGGGGCCACGCCGGGCCATGGCGGAGCGGagcagcccccgcgccccgcggaCGGCGCGCACcggcgcgggcgggcg CGCCGTACCGGGAGCAGGGCCGGAGGGGCCGCCGGGGAgccgcgccgccgcgccggggctgctggagcGCCGTCGCTGCCCGTACCTGCGCACAGGCAGGG CCTGCTGCCAGATGGTGGAAGCGCTGCTCGCCGTGGTGGTCCTGGTCTGCAGCTCCGTGTCCGGCGGCTCGACGGGAGGCTACACGGGCCTTCCCAGCCTGGGGGGCATCTACTACTACCAGTACGGCGGGGCTTACAGTGGCTTTAGTGGAGCAGACGGGGAAAAAGCCCAGCTGCTCGACCAGCGTTTCTACCTACTAAAGTTGCCAGTTGCAAGGGCAGCAATGGCTGTGGGAGGGTGTCTCCTGGGCTTCTCTTGCATTCTTATTTTGGTTGGTGTTCTACAGTTACCGTGGCATTTCCCAGCATGGCTGCTACTTGAATGCATCCTGGACATAGCAATTGCAATTGGCATAGTGCCTGCTCTGTactgtttcttccattttctgctgGGCATTTACAATTCATCAGTGTGCAAAGAGAGGGAGCAGCTTTATCAAAGCAAAGGCTATCAGGGCTTTAGGTGCAGCCTGCATGGGGCAGAGATCGCTGCTGGCCTCTCAGGCTGCGTAGCTGCCATGGCCTACATGCTTAGTGCAGGCCTAGCTGCCAGGGGGTACAGAGCAGttcacaaactgaaacagaagcCAGTACAATTATATGAGCTTTAG